In Papaver somniferum cultivar HN1 unplaced genomic scaffold, ASM357369v1 unplaced-scaffold_5196, whole genome shotgun sequence, a genomic segment contains:
- the LOC113342986 gene encoding alpha-hordothionin-like isoform X1 — protein MEAGKCVAKAPFGSVIIGVLILGLFIAQASVEARSCCDSKAGRNCYQACVRRTGATKLCARSCGCRFTRENRCPSSHPWANTSNFQNSVDNGDEFEEQSNVTNENKINEYCKLGCAFSVCKNINTPQDSELDEAVERCNDACFDLCNKNSNIAVVTVA, from the exons ATGGAAGCAGGAAAATGTGTAGCAAAAGCTCCTTTTGGTAGTGTGATTATAGGTGTACTCATACTCGGTCTGTTCATAGCACAGGCTTCAGTAGAGGCTAGAAGCTGCTGCGATTCCAAAGCTGGAAGAAATTGTTACCAAGCATGTGTTAGACGAACAGGTGCAACGAAACTTTGTGCCAGATCCTGTGGTTGTAGATTTACTAGAGAGAACAGGTGCCCCTCAAGCCACCCATGGGCTAACACTAGCAATTTCCAAAACTCAG TAGACAATGGTGATGAATTTGAAGAACAAAGCAACGTAACGAACGAAAATAAAATCAATGAGTACTGCAAGTTGGGGTGTGCATTCTCTGTGTGCAAAAACATAAACACTCCTCAGGATTCAG AATTAGACGAAGCAGTGGAACGTTGTAACGATGCATGCTTCGATTTGTGCAACAAGAATTCCAACATTGCAGTTGTCACGGTGGCTTAA
- the LOC113342986 gene encoding alpha-hordothionin-like isoform X2, with protein MEAGKCVAKAPFGSVIIGVLILGLFIAQASVEARSCCDSKAGRNCYQACVRRTGATKLCARSCGCRFTRENRCPSSHPWANTSNFQNSDNGDEFEEQSNVTNENKINEYCKLGCAFSVCKNINTPQDSELDEAVERCNDACFDLCNKNSNIAVVTVA; from the exons ATGGAAGCAGGAAAATGTGTAGCAAAAGCTCCTTTTGGTAGTGTGATTATAGGTGTACTCATACTCGGTCTGTTCATAGCACAGGCTTCAGTAGAGGCTAGAAGCTGCTGCGATTCCAAAGCTGGAAGAAATTGTTACCAAGCATGTGTTAGACGAACAGGTGCAACGAAACTTTGTGCCAGATCCTGTGGTTGTAGATTTACTAGAGAGAACAGGTGCCCCTCAAGCCACCCATGGGCTAACACTAGCAATTTCCAAAACTCAG ACAATGGTGATGAATTTGAAGAACAAAGCAACGTAACGAACGAAAATAAAATCAATGAGTACTGCAAGTTGGGGTGTGCATTCTCTGTGTGCAAAAACATAAACACTCCTCAGGATTCAG AATTAGACGAAGCAGTGGAACGTTGTAACGATGCATGCTTCGATTTGTGCAACAAGAATTCCAACATTGCAGTTGTCACGGTGGCTTAA